In Drosophila yakuba strain Tai18E2 chromosome 2R, Prin_Dyak_Tai18E2_2.1, whole genome shotgun sequence, a single genomic region encodes these proteins:
- the LOC26536149 gene encoding uncharacterized protein LOC26536149: protein MWIQGPDDRQARSVSRSMWPALRRIRDTNFLATAELLAEWLCRELKGLRVAFVELARKSEVAERMSCHNAKHTGSASRRCCLSLKGARLKGFRRNLFDVCYVFSNMFRSFSYPPVLVGWRHSVPANCSSNECWKIFHRKFFKLSQADFFLCDCGGCYKK, encoded by the exons ATGTGGATCCAGGGCCCAGACGACAGACAGGCAAGGTCTGTCTCTCGCAGCATGTGGCCTGCTTTACGGCGCATAAGGGATACAAATTTTTTGGCTACTGCCGAATTGCTGGCTGAATGGCTTTGCAGGGAACTAAAAGGACTGCGTGTGGCATTCGTGGAATTGG cgAGAAAGAGTGAGGTGGCGGAACGGATGTCCTGCCATAACGCAAAGCACACCGGAAGCGCCAGCAGACGCTGCTGTTTGTCGTTGAAAGGAGCTCGGCTAAAAGGATTCCGCCGCAATTTGTTTGATGTTTGCTACGTGTTTTCAAATATGTTCCGCAGCTTCAGCTACCCCCCCGTCCTCGTTGGCTGGCGACATTCGGTGCCGGCcaattgcagcagcaacgaatgctggaaaatatttcacagaaAATTCTTCAAACTTTCCCAGGCAGACTTCTTTTTATGCGACTGCGGAGGATGCTATAAGAAATGA